The following proteins are co-located in the Gammaproteobacteria bacterium genome:
- the purD gene encoding phosphoribosylamine--glycine ligase: MKVLVIGGGGREHALAWKAAQSSRVETVFVAPGNAGTALEPKLENVAIAAEDIDALLAFARDNDVAQTIVGPEAPLVAGVVDAFRKAGLRCFGPSADAAQLEGSKAFAKDFLERHRIPTAQYAVFTDADDAQKYLDQRAAPIVVKADGLAAGKGVVVAQTIDEARAAVNDMLADNKFGDAGSRVVIEEFLSGEEASFICMVDGTHILPLATSQDHKARDAGDTGPNTGGMGAYSPAPVVTPEIEARVMREVIEPTVAGMAADGIEYTGFLYAGLMISPTGEPRVLEFNCRFGDPETQPIMSRLESDFTELVDAAIDGNLDQVDCQWTAQAALGVVMAAEGYPASARKGDAISGLDNIPAGAKVFHAGTRAEGDKVLTNGGRVLCVVALGDDVTSAQQAAYEAVKAISWDGAFTRPDIGYRAVEREQRG, encoded by the coding sequence ATGAAAGTACTCGTCATCGGCGGCGGTGGCCGCGAACACGCCCTGGCCTGGAAGGCCGCCCAGTCCTCGCGCGTCGAAACCGTTTTCGTCGCCCCCGGCAATGCCGGCACGGCACTGGAACCGAAGCTCGAGAACGTGGCCATCGCTGCCGAAGACATCGATGCCCTGCTCGCCTTCGCTCGCGACAATGACGTCGCCCAGACGATCGTCGGCCCCGAGGCACCGCTGGTTGCGGGCGTGGTCGATGCCTTCCGCAAGGCCGGCCTGCGCTGCTTCGGCCCGTCCGCCGACGCCGCCCAGCTGGAAGGCAGCAAGGCCTTTGCCAAGGACTTCCTGGAGCGCCACAGGATCCCGACGGCGCAGTACGCCGTCTTCACCGACGCCGACGACGCGCAGAAATACCTGGACCAGCGGGCCGCGCCCATCGTGGTGAAGGCCGATGGCCTGGCCGCTGGCAAGGGCGTGGTGGTTGCACAGACGATCGACGAAGCCCGCGCCGCCGTGAACGACATGCTGGCCGACAACAAGTTCGGCGATGCCGGCAGCCGCGTGGTGATCGAGGAATTCCTGTCTGGCGAAGAGGCCAGCTTCATCTGCATGGTCGACGGCACGCACATCCTGCCGCTGGCCACCTCGCAGGACCACAAGGCCCGCGACGCCGGCGACACCGGGCCGAATACCGGCGGCATGGGCGCCTACTCCCCGGCCCCGGTCGTCACGCCCGAGATCGAAGCGCGCGTCATGCGCGAGGTGATCGAGCCGACGGTTGCCGGCATGGCGGCCGACGGCATCGAGTACACCGGCTTCCTGTACGCCGGCCTGATGATCTCGCCGACCGGCGAACCCCGGGTGCTGGAATTCAACTGCCGCTTCGGGGATCCGGAAACCCAGCCGATCATGTCGCGACTGGAGTCGGATTTCACCGAGCTGGTGGATGCCGCCATCGATGGCAACCTGGACCAGGTCGATTGCCAATGGACCGCGCAGGCCGCCCTGGGCGTCGTGATGGCGGCCGAGGGCTACCCGGCCAGCGCGCGCAAGGGCGATGCCATCTCCGGATTGGACAATATCCCGGCGGGTGCCAAGGTCTTCCATGCCGGCACCCGGGCCGAGGGCGACAAGGTGCTGACCAACGGCGGTCGCGTGCTGTGCGTGGTTGCCCTCGGGGACGACGTCACGTCGGCCCAGCAGGCAGCCTACGAGGCCGTGAAGGCGATTTCGTGGGATGGCGCGTTCACTCGCCCGGATATCGGTTATCGCGCCGTGGAGCGCGAACAGCGCGGTTGA